The Methanopyrus kandleri AV19 DNA segment CCCCGTCGCACCGACCGGTCCGCCTGCGGAATCCGCCGCGCCAGCACCAGCATCAAACTCATCGTGTGCTCCGCGACCGAGATCGAGCTCGACTCCGGCGCGTTCACCACCACGATCCCACGCTCCGTCGCCGCCTCCACATCGATGTTGTCCACACCAACCCCGGCCCGCGCGATCACCTTCAGATTCTCCGCCTCCTCGATCAGCTCCCGCGTCACCTGCGTCCCGCTCCGCACCACCCACGCGTCCGCGTCCCTTACGTGCCTACGGAGCCCCTCCTCGTCCGCATCCTCAAGCACCACCTCACCAAGCTCCTCCAGCTTCCGCAACGCATCCTCATGAACGGGTCCGTGACCAGGATCTTCGTCATGCGCGCACCCCCGCCCGGGCAAGTGGAAAAATATATTGATGGTGACCGTCGGACGCTCGCCGCAACTGACACCTCAGATTGTTCCGGTCCGAGAAACCGTCCCACGCGATGACGTCGTTCCCTACTAATAAGCAGCCCTACTTGTCCGCTGAAACGGTCCGAACCTTCACAGGCTGGTTAACAAAGCGGAAGAACTCAAGAACCGTTTTTCGAGGCTTCAAACAGACTTCTTCCTCGAAATTTATCTTTGTCGGTCTGCTTAGGATAGGAACCCAATTCATACTCAAACGGACCACCGAACGCGGGGACCGGGGAGTAAGCCGCGGGGAACCCGGGCCCGTCCCGATGTAGGTCGGCGGGAACCCCGAAGGAGGGGACCGTCGACCCGAAGGGCCCCCACGCGGGGGTCCGGGGGAACCGCGGCCGAAACCCGGTCCCCACCCCTCTTCCTCCCCGGAACCTCAGGGGGTGAGAACCCGTGGCTAGGATGCGTTTCGTGCCGCAGGTGTGCCCGTTCTGTGGTTGCGGCTGTGGCATCCTGGTTGGAACCGATGGAGAGGAGATCAAGCTGCTGGAACCGTGGAGGCGGCATCCAGTGAACGAGGGTAGACAGTGCGTCAAGCTCTGGGAGCTACCCGAGGCCGTGCAGAAGGACCGTCTGGAGCGGCCGGTTCGGATGACCGAGTCGGGCGAGCCGCGCGAGCTCTCCTGGAACCGGGCGCTCGAGGAGGTGGCCGAGGTCCTCTCGACCCATGAGCCTGAGGAGGTGTACTTCGTCACCTCGGCCAAGGCCACGAACGAGGACAACTACGTGGCGCAGAAGCTCGCACGGACCCTCGGCACGAACAACGTGGACCACTGCGCGCGCCTGTGACACGCCCCTACGGTGGTCGCGCTGTCCGAGCTCCTGGGTTCCGGGGCGATGACTAACTCGATCCCGGACCTGGTCGAGGCGGACTGCTACCTGGTCGCGGGTTCGAACACGGCGGAGCAGCACCCGATCGTGTACCGCCGGATCCTCCAGGGTCTCGAGGAGAACGACGCGGATCTCATCGTCCTCGACCCGAGGCGCACGCAGATCGCGGAACTGGCGGATATACACCTACAGGTGAGGCCGCGGACCGACCTGATCGTGTTCCTCTACATGGCCAAAGTGATCGTCGAGGAGGGACTGCACGACGGGACGTTCATCGAGGAGCGGACCACGGGGTTCGAGTCGTTCGAGGAGTACGTGCGTGAGGCGGTCTCCGAGGGGGACGTCAGGAGGATCGCCGGCGTGGACCCCGAGGACGTGCGCAAGGCCGCCGTGCGCTACGCCGAGGCGGAGCGCGGGTGCATCCTCTACTGCATGGGACTCACGCACCACGACATCGCCACCCGGACGGTCCGCGCGCTGTGCGCGCTCGCCCTCCTGACGGGCAACGTGGGCAGACCGGGCACCGGCGTCAACCCGCTCCGCGGGCAGAACAACGTCCAGGGAGCGTGCGACGTGGGCGCCCTGGCGACGCACTTCCCCGGGTACCGGCCGATCAACACGGAAACAGCGAATGAAATGTCGAAAATTTGGAGTTTCGAGGTGCCGGACGAGCCCGGCCTCAAGCTCACGGAGGCCTTCGACGCGGACGAGATCACCGTCATGTACGTAGTCGGCGAGAACCCCGCCGTCTCCGAGCCGAACACACGTCACGCGGTTGAGAAGCTCGAAAGCCTCGAGTTCCTGGTGGTCCAGGACCTGTACCTGACCGAGACCGGCGAGCTGGCGGACCTCGTGCTGCCGGCCGCCGGCTGGGCGGAGCGCACGGGCACGTTCACGGCCACCGATCGGCGCGTTCAGCTCGCGGAGAAGGCCGTGGAGCCACCGGGCGAGGCCCGGCCCGACTGGTGGATCCTGGAGGCGGTGGCCCGACGACTGGGGCTCAAGGGCTTCGGACACCGATCCCCGCGCGAGGTGTTCGAGGAGATCCGACGCGTCGTCCCGCAGTACCGAGGGATCACGTACGAACGACTCCGGAGACGCCCGGGCGGGATCCACTGGCCCTGTCCGAGCGAGGACCACCCGGGCACCCCGATCCTGCACACCGAGGAGTTCGCCACCGAGGACGGGAAGGCCCGGTTCCCGAAGCCCGAGGACGTGGAGTACCGGGAACCGGAGCGAGACGTGGACGAGGAGTACCCGCTGATCCTCACCACGGGCCGCGTGTACGCGCACTACCACACCCGCACAATCACGCGACGCTCGCGGCTCCTGAGCGAGGAGGTGCCGGAGTCGTTCGTCGAGATCCACCCGAAGGACGCGGAGCGGTACGGCGTGCGAGACGGGGAACTGGTGGTCGTCGAAACACCCTACGGCGAGTGGCGGTGCCGCGCTCGAGTCACCGATCGGGTGCGAGAGGGCACGATCTTCACGCCGTTCCACTTCGGCGAGAACGTCCTGACGCCCCACGACGTTCGCGATCCGGAGTCCGGGATCCCGGAGTACAAGTACGTCCCCGCCCGCGTCCGACCCGACTCCCGGGGGTCGGCCTCGAGGGGGTAGACACCGTGTCGAGCGTCGAGGTTCAGGTCGGCGGGTGCTACCTCGCCCGGTCCTCGGACCCCGACACCGTCAAGGAGGCCGCGTGCGGGGGCGTCGTCACGGAGCTCCTCCGGCACGCGCTGCGGGAGGATCTGGTGGACGTCGTCGTCTGCGTGGAGCGGGGCGCCGACGCGCTGGACGGTCGCCCCATCGTCGTGGACGATCCCGCCGAGGTGCCCTCCGGCTCCTACCACTGCGCACCTACCCAGCTGGCCCGGCTCGTGGCGGAGCTGCACCGGGAGGACCCCACGCTGCGGGTCGCCGTCACCTGCCGACCCTGCGACGCCCGCACCCTCGACCGGCTGGCCGAGCGGGACCTGGTGAACCCGGACCGGGTGTACCGCATCGGCCTCAACTGCGGCGGTACCTTCGAACCCCGAGTCGTGCTGGAGATCCTGGAGGAGCACGGGGTGGACCCACTGGACGTGGAGCGGGAAGAGGTCGTCAAGGGCCACCTTGTCATTGAGCTCCGCGACGGCGAGGAGATTTCAGTCTCCATCGACGAGTTGGAGGAGCAGGACTCCGGGCGCCGGGAGAACTGCCGCCGGTGCGATGAGAACATCCCAGAGCGCGCGGACCTGGCGTGCGGCAACTGGGGCGTTCCAGACGACCTGCAGGGTGAGTGGACGTTCGTCGAGGTCAAGACGGAGGACGGGCGCGACCTGCTGGCCGGGGCCCTGGACGCGGGCACGATGGAAGTGCAAGAGGCCCCCGGAAAATCGGTACAGATCCGGGCGAAGATCGACGAGGTCATGCGGAAGATGGCCCGGTCCTGGCGGGAGAAGACGCTCGATGAGGATTGGCTGACGGAGGCGATCGAGGCGCTCGACCGCTGCATCAAGTGCCGAAGTTGCCGGCAGGTGTGCCCCGTGTGCGCGTCGTGCGAAGAGGGCTGCTGGTCCTTCGCTGGCCGGGAGTCGGTGACCCCCACCCCAGTCTGGCACGCCCACATCGCCCAGTGCGTCGCCCTGTACTGCGTCGAGTGCGGCGCCTGCGAGACCGCGTGCCCCGCCGAGATTCCGCTGACCCGGATCTACAGCGTCCTGCGCGAGCGGCTCCCGGACGTCGTCGAGCGGCTGGCGGAGCCGGCGGAGGAGTAGACCGGCGACGCCCCGGTCCCTCCCCGCTTTTTCTCCCGTGCAAGGCCCACTAGCAGGTATGATCCCGACCGACGGCCTTGCGCTCCGCGCAACTGACTCTTTATAAGCATTGCCATCTCTCGGCACCCCGATTTATAAGACGGTGGTGCCTGGAAAGCGGAGCGTCAGGCCGAGTTTGGGGGACGCGCAAATGACGGACGGTCTGCTCAAGCCCGTGAAGGAAGTCTCCCCGCTCACCATCCGAATCGTGCGCGAGGGCGCGAAGACGCGGGAGCTGGTCGTGAACCTCGACCGGTGCGCCGCCTGCGGACTCTGCGAGCGGGCCTGTTCCGTGAACGCGATCACCGTCGAGACCCCTTCCGCCGTTGTGCGCAAGGGCGCCGACCCACTCGACATCGACTAGGAGACGTGCGTGCTGTGCGGTATCTGCGCCTTCGTGTGCCCGTACGACGCGATCACCTGCTCATCGACGGTGAACCGGTAACTGAGCGAGGCGTCCCCAAGCTGCCCAAGAACGTAGAGGTCGACGAGGACCGGTGCGTGTACTGCGGCGTGTGCATGCGCACCTGCC contains these protein-coding regions:
- the fdhF gene encoding formate dehydrogenase subunit alpha, which gives rise to MQKDRLERPVRMTESGEPRELSWNRALEEVAEVLSTHEPEEVYFVTSAKATNEDNYVAQKLARTLGTNNVDHCARLUHAPTVVALSELLGSGAMTNSIPDLVEADCYLVAGSNTAEQHPIVYRRILQGLEENDADLIVLDPRRTQIAELADIHLQVRPRTDLIVFLYMAKVIVEEGLHDGTFIEERTTGFESFEEYVREAVSEGDVRRIAGVDPEDVRKAAVRYAEAERGCILYCMGLTHHDIATRTVRALCALALLTGNVGRPGTGVNPLRGQNNVQGACDVGALATHFPGYRPINTETANEMSKIWSFEVPDEPGLKLTEAFDADEITVMYVVGENPAVSEPNTRHAVEKLESLEFLVVQDLYLTETGELADLVLPAAGWAERTGTFTATDRRVQLAEKAVEPPGEARPDWWILEAVARRLGLKGFGHRSPREVFEEIRRVVPQYRGITYERLRRRPGGIHWPCPSEDHPGTPILHTEEFATEDGKARFPKPEDVEYREPERDVDEEYPLILTTGRVYAHYHTRTITRRSRLLSEEVPESFVEIHPKDAERYGVRDGELVVVETPYGEWRCRARVTDRVREGTIFTPFHFGENVLTPHDVRDPESGIPEYKYVPARVRPDSRGSASRG
- a CDS encoding Coenzyme F420 hydrogenase/dehydrogenase, beta subunit C-terminal domain — translated: MSSVEVQVGGCYLARSSDPDTVKEAACGGVVTELLRHALREDLVDVVVCVERGADALDGRPIVVDDPAEVPSGSYHCAPTQLARLVAELHREDPTLRVAVTCRPCDARTLDRLAERDLVNPDRVYRIGLNCGGTFEPRVVLEILEEHGVDPLDVEREEVVKGHLVIELRDGEEISVSIDELEEQDSGRRENCRRCDENIPERADLACGNWGVPDDLQGEWTFVEVKTEDGRDLLAGALDAGTMEVQEAPGKSVQIRAKIDEVMRKMARSWREKTLDEDWLTEAIEALDRCIKCRSCRQVCPVCASCEEGCWSFAGRESVTPTPVWHAHIAQCVALYCVECGACETACPAEIPLTRIYSVLRERLPDVVERLAEPAEE
- a CDS encoding 4Fe-4S binding protein, with protein sequence MTDGLLKPVKEVSPLTIRIVREGAKTRELVVNLDRCAACGLCERACSVNAITVETPSAVVRKGADPLDID
- a CDS encoding 4Fe-4S binding protein encodes the protein MLCGICAFVCPYDAITCSSTVNR